In Oxyura jamaicensis isolate SHBP4307 breed ruddy duck chromosome 21, BPBGC_Ojam_1.0, whole genome shotgun sequence, a single genomic region encodes these proteins:
- the DFFA gene encoding DNA fragmentation factor subunit alpha isoform X1: MAARPKRCLVRRGGGRRQHGLAASCLRELRQKASGVLAIDKAAEPITIVLAEDGTIVDDEDYFRCLPPNTKFVALAKDEKWGGRSPDGGTTWLSDVDEVDGAAEKWKQLARQLKDDLSNIILMSEEDLQVLIDVPHSDLAEELAQSQTKIQALQNTLQQVLDRREEERQSKQLLELYLEALKNEGSILSKVAESETVPGKEMDVVDTGTSSTGTSAKTALSDHLLAVLKGKPAPELCLDSQDLELVVKEDTQALAAALSWDKQKAEALQQACDQELSKRLQQVQTLHSLRSTSKGKKTLPWGDWLSSKRKK, from the exons ATGGCGGCGCGGCCGAAACGCTGCCTGGTtcggcggggcggggggaggcggcAGCACGGCCTGGCCGCCTCCTGCCTGCGGGAGCTGCGCCAAAAAG CCAGCGGCGTTCTGGCCATCGATAAAGCCGCGGAGCCCATCACCATCGTGCTGGCGGAGGACGGCACCATCGTGGACGATGAGGATTACTTCAGGTGCCTGCCGCCCAACACCAAGTTCGTGGCGCTGGCTAAGGACGAGAAGTGGGGCGGGAGGAGCCCAG ATGGCGGAACAACCTGGCTCTCAGATGTGGATGAAGTGGACGGTGCTGCAGAGAAGTGGAAGCAGCTGGCCAGGCAGCTGAAGGATGACCTGTCTAATATCATCCTGATGTCTGAAGAAGACCTCCAG GTGCTTATTGATGTACCGCATTCAGACCTGGCAGAGGAACTTGCCCAAAGTCAAACCAAAATCCAAGCATTGCAGAACACCCTGCAGCAGGTGCTGGACAGACGAGAAGAAGAACGCCAGTCAAAGCAGCTCCTGGAACTCTACCTAGAGGCCTTGAAAAACGAAGGCAGTATCTTAAGCAAAGTAGCAG AGTCTGAGACTGTGCCAGGAAAGGAGATGGATGTGGTTGACACAGGTACCAGCAGTACTGGCACTTCAGCCAAAACAGCACTCAGCGACCACCTCCTTGCTGTTCTGAAAGGGAAACCTGCCCCAGAGCTCTGCTTGGACAGTCAAGATCTAGAG CTGGTCGTGAAAGAAGACACAcaagccctggctgcagctctcAGCTGGGACAAGCAGAAAGCTGAAGCTCTACAGCAAGCCTGCGATCAGGAGCTGTCCAAGCGCCTACAGCAAGTGCAGACTTTGCATTCCCTGAGGAGCACATCAAAGGGCAAGAAAACGCTACCTTGGGGAGACTGGCTTAGTTCAAAACGTAAAAAATAA
- the LOC118177185 gene encoding centromere protein S, producing MAAARPRLRAGRETAPGPAMEAAGDEQRVLLTQRLRAAVHYTAGCLCQDVAEDKGVQFSKQAIAAIAETTFRQCENFARDLEMFARHAKRSTVTPEDVKLLARRSNSLLKYITQKSEELTSNNMEQKEKKKKKSSAAKGRRTSEEQEAPVSESEDSNMA from the exons AtggcggcggcgcggccccgcctCCGCGCTGGGCGGGAAACCGCTCCCGGGCCGGCCATGGAGGCGGCGGGCGACGAGCAGCGGGTGCTGCTCACCCAG AGGCTGCGGGCTGCGGTTCACTACACGGCTGGCTGCCTGTGCCAGGACGTCGCCGAGGACAAGGGCGTGCAGTTCAGCAAGCAGGCCATCGCGGCCATCGCGGAGACCACCTTCAGGCAGTGTG aaaacttTGCAAGAGACCTCGAAATGTTTGCCAG GCATGCAAAACGAAGCACAGTTACTCCAGAAGATGTGAAGCTTTTGGCTAGAAGGAGCAATTCTTTG CTAAAGTATATCACGCAGAAGAGTGAAGAGCTCACATCAAATAACATGGagcaaaaggagaagaagaaaaagaagtccaGTGCAGCTAAGGGAAGGAGAACGTCTGAGGAACAAGAAGCACCAGTGTCTGAAAGCGAAGATTCCAACATGGCATGA
- the DFFA gene encoding DNA fragmentation factor subunit alpha isoform X2, whose amino-acid sequence MAARPKRCLVRRGGGRRQHGLAASCLRELRQKASGVLAIDKAAEPITIVLAEDGTIVDDEDYFRCLPPNTKFVALAKDEKWGGRSPGSGTTWLSDVDEVDGAAEKWKQLARQLKDDLSNIILMSEEDLQVLIDVPHSDLAEELAQSQTKIQALQNTLQQVLDRREEERQSKQLLELYLEALKNEGSILSKVAESETVPGKEMDVVDTGTSSTGTSAKTALSDHLLAVLKGKPAPELCLDSQDLELVVKEDTQALAAALSWDKQKAEALQQACDQELSKRLQQVQTLHSLRSTSKGKKTLPWGDWLSSKRKK is encoded by the exons ATGGCGGCGCGGCCGAAACGCTGCCTGGTtcggcggggcggggggaggcggcAGCACGGCCTGGCCGCCTCCTGCCTGCGGGAGCTGCGCCAAAAAG CCAGCGGCGTTCTGGCCATCGATAAAGCCGCGGAGCCCATCACCATCGTGCTGGCGGAGGACGGCACCATCGTGGACGATGAGGATTACTTCAGGTGCCTGCCGCCCAACACCAAGTTCGTGGCGCTGGCTAAGGACGAGAAGTGGGGCGGGAGGAGCCCAGGTA GCGGAACAACCTGGCTCTCAGATGTGGATGAAGTGGACGGTGCTGCAGAGAAGTGGAAGCAGCTGGCCAGGCAGCTGAAGGATGACCTGTCTAATATCATCCTGATGTCTGAAGAAGACCTCCAG GTGCTTATTGATGTACCGCATTCAGACCTGGCAGAGGAACTTGCCCAAAGTCAAACCAAAATCCAAGCATTGCAGAACACCCTGCAGCAGGTGCTGGACAGACGAGAAGAAGAACGCCAGTCAAAGCAGCTCCTGGAACTCTACCTAGAGGCCTTGAAAAACGAAGGCAGTATCTTAAGCAAAGTAGCAG AGTCTGAGACTGTGCCAGGAAAGGAGATGGATGTGGTTGACACAGGTACCAGCAGTACTGGCACTTCAGCCAAAACAGCACTCAGCGACCACCTCCTTGCTGTTCTGAAAGGGAAACCTGCCCCAGAGCTCTGCTTGGACAGTCAAGATCTAGAG CTGGTCGTGAAAGAAGACACAcaagccctggctgcagctctcAGCTGGGACAAGCAGAAAGCTGAAGCTCTACAGCAAGCCTGCGATCAGGAGCTGTCCAAGCGCCTACAGCAAGTGCAGACTTTGCATTCCCTGAGGAGCACATCAAAGGGCAAGAAAACGCTACCTTGGGGAGACTGGCTTAGTTCAAAACGTAAAAAATAA